In the Acomys russatus chromosome 13, mAcoRus1.1, whole genome shotgun sequence genome, one interval contains:
- the Stk38l gene encoding serine/threonine-protein kinase 38-like, translating into MLVPVTMAMTAGAATAFPMSNHTRERVTVAKLTLENFYSNLILQHEERETRQKKLEVAMEEEGLADEEKKLRRSQHARKETEFLRLKRTRLGLDDFESLKVIGRGAFGEVRLVQKKDTGHIYAMKILRKADMLEKEQVAHIRAERDILVEADGAWVVKMFYSFQDKRNLYLIMEFLPGGDMMTLLMKKDTLTEEETQFYISETVLAIDAIHQLGFIHRDIKPDNLLLDAKGHVKLSDFGLCTGLKKAHRTEFYRNLSHNPPSDFSFQNMNSKRKAETWKKNRRQLAYSTVGTPDYIAPEVFMQTGYNKLCDWWSLGVIMYEMLIGFPPFCSETPQETYRKVMSWKETLAFPPEVPVSEKAKDLILRFCTDSESRIGNGGVEEIKGHPFFEGVDWGHIRERPAAIPIEIRSIDDTSNFDDFPESDILQPVPNTTEPDYKSKDWVFLNYTYKRFEGLTQRGSIPTYMKAGKL; encoded by the exons TTCCTGTTACTATGGCAATGACAGCAGGGGCAGCAACTGCCTTTCCTATGAGCAACCATACCCGGGAAAGAGTGACTGTGGCCAAGCTCACACTGGAGAACTTTTACAGCAATCTAATTCTGCAGcatgaagaaagagaaaccag gcagaagaagTTAGAAGTGGCcatggaagaagaaggactgGCAGATGAGGAG aaaaagTTACGGCGATCACAGCATGCTCGTAAAGAAACAGAGTTCTTACGACTCAAGAGGACCAGACTTGGCCTGGATGACTTTGAGTCCCTGAAGGTCATAGGAAGGGGAGCTTTCGGAGAG GTGCGGCTGGTCCAGAAGAAGGACACGGGGCACATCTACGCCATGAAGATCCTCAGGAAAGCTGACATGCTGGAGAAAGAACAG GTGGCTCATATTCGTGCAGAAAGAGACATTTTAGTGGAAGCAGATGGCGCCTGGGTGGTGAAGATGTTCTACAGCTTTCAGGACAAGCGGAACCTCTATCTGATCATGGAGTTCCTTCCCGGAG GTGACATGATGACGTTGCTGATGAAGAAGGACACCTTGACAGAGGAGGAGACACAGTTCTACATCTCAGAGACGGTCTTGGCGATCGATGCCATCCACCAGCTGGGCTTCATCCACCGGGACATCAAGCCAGACAACCTTTTACTGGACGCCAAG ggaCATGTAAAATTATCAGATTTTGGGTTGTGCACGGGGTTAAAGAAAGCTCACAGGACTGAATTCTACAGAAACCTCTCACACAACCCGCCAAGCGACTTCT CTTTTCAGAACATGAACTCGAAGCGGAAAGCAGAGACCTGGAAGAAGAACAGGAGGCAGCTG GCCTACTCCACAGTCGGGACGCCAGACTACATCGCTCCAGAAGTGTTCATGCAGACTGGCTACAACAAGCTGTGTGACTGGTGGTCCTTGGGGGTGATTATGTATGAGATGCTAATAG GCTTTCCACCATTCTGCTCTGAGACACctcaagaaacatacagaaaagtTATGAGCTGGAAGGAGACGCTGGCGTTTCCTCCAGAAGTGCCCGTGTCTGAGAAAGCCAAGGACTTGATTCTCAG gTTCTGTACGGACTCTGAGAGCAGAATTGGGAACGGAGGTGTAGAAGAGATCAAAGGCCACCCCTTCTTTGAAGGCGTAGACTGGGGGCACATCAG GGAGAGGCCGGCGGCCATCCCTATAGAGATCAGGAGCATCGACGACACCTCCAACTTCGATGACTTCCCTGAGTCTGATATCTTACAGCCGG tgCCGAATACCACAGAGCCCGACTACAAATCCAAAGACTGGGTGTTTCTCAACTACACCTACAAAAGGTTTGAAGGGCTGACTCAGCGCGGCTCCATCCCCACGTACATGAAAGCTGGGAAGTTATGA